The following coding sequences lie in one Chryseobacterium culicis genomic window:
- a CDS encoding DUF1579 domain-containing protein, whose translation MKNVLTILSVAFLLTACEKGKTTASNTTDKTDSTAANAEWKPVDSATAMKNWTEYATPGEMQKMLAKSDGNWVGETTMWMENGAKPMVSKSEATNKMMYGGRYQMTNHKGDFMGMPFEGMSIVGYDNSKKKFVSTWIDNMGTGIMHSEGDWNPSTKSVEFKGKMTDPSRPGKDCDFREVFTFVDDNTQKLEMYGPDSKTGKEYKTMEIKYTRKK comes from the coding sequence ATGAAAAATGTATTAACAATTCTTTCTGTCGCTTTTTTATTAACAGCATGTGAGAAAGGAAAAACAACAGCTTCGAATACTACTGATAAAACAGATTCTACTGCAGCAAACGCTGAATGGAAACCTGTAGATTCCGCAACGGCTATGAAAAACTGGACGGAATATGCCACTCCCGGAGAAATGCAAAAAATGCTTGCAAAATCTGATGGGAACTGGGTCGGAGAAACTACTATGTGGATGGAAAACGGAGCAAAACCTATGGTAAGTAAATCCGAGGCTACCAATAAAATGATGTATGGCGGGCGTTATCAAATGACTAATCACAAAGGTGACTTTATGGGAATGCCTTTTGAGGGAATGAGCATTGTAGGATATGACAATTCCAAAAAGAAGTTTGTCAGTACCTGGATAGACAATATGGGAACCGGAATTATGCATAGCGAAGGAGATTGGAATCCTTCCACAAAATCAGTCGAATTCAAAGGGAAAATGACTGATCCTTCAAGACCCGGAAAGGATTGCGATTTCAGAGAAGTATTTACATTTGTGGATGATAATACTCAAAAACTGGAAATGTATGGTCCTGATTCCAAGACAGGAAAAGAGTACAAGACCATGGAAATAAAATATACCCGTAAGAAATAA